One Methylocaldum marinum DNA window includes the following coding sequences:
- a CDS encoding phosphoribulokinase, protein MSKKHPVIAITGSSGAGTTTVKKSFEHIFFRLGLKPLMIEGNSFYRYNSIEMQQRIARAQKAGKNFSHFSIEANLLEDLARTFKVYGETGSAKHRHYVRSDEDAKKLGYPVGTFTPWQKAPRGTDLLFYEGLHGAVRTETVNVAQYTDLLVGVVPIVNLEWIQKIHRDSALYGHKPEDITDIILRRMEDYVRVITPQFTHTDINFQRVPLVDTSNPFMARDIPTADESVVIIRFKDPLRFDIDFEYLRAMLHKSFMSRHNSIVIPGGKMGLAMEVIFRPIIERMIEDRKKA, encoded by the coding sequence ATGTCGAAAAAGCACCCAGTCATTGCCATCACCGGCTCGTCCGGTGCGGGTACGACAACCGTCAAGAAATCCTTTGAGCACATTTTTTTTCGGCTGGGTTTAAAGCCTCTCATGATCGAGGGCAATAGCTTTTATCGTTATAACTCGATCGAGATGCAGCAGCGGATTGCCAGAGCGCAAAAAGCCGGAAAAAATTTCAGTCATTTTTCGATCGAGGCCAATCTACTGGAGGACTTGGCAAGAACCTTCAAGGTATACGGAGAAACCGGTTCTGCCAAGCATCGCCACTATGTTCGCAGTGACGAAGACGCGAAAAAGCTCGGTTATCCGGTCGGAACGTTTACGCCGTGGCAGAAAGCACCTCGTGGCACCGATCTGCTGTTTTACGAAGGCTTGCACGGCGCCGTCAGAACCGAAACGGTAAATGTGGCCCAATATACCGATTTGCTGGTCGGGGTCGTGCCCATCGTGAATCTGGAGTGGATTCAGAAAATCCATCGAGATAGCGCTCTATATGGCCACAAACCCGAGGATATCACCGATATCATTCTCCGGCGCATGGAGGATTACGTTAGGGTGATTACGCCACAGTTTACTCATACGGATATCAACTTCCAGAGAGTTCCTTTGGTCGACACTTCCAATCCGTTCATGGCGCGAGATATTCCCACCGCGGATGAAAGCGTCGTGATCATCCGTTTCAAAGATCCTTTGAGATTCGACATCGATTTCGAGTATTTGCGGGCGATGCTTCATAAATCCTTCATGTCCAGACACAACTCGATCGTTATTCCGGGCGGCAAAATGGGCCTGGCCATGGAAGTCATCTTTCGTCCTATCATCGAGCGGATGATAGAAGATCGCAAAAAGGCGTGA
- the tkt gene encoding transketolase, translating to MPSRRELANAIRALSMDAVQKANSGHPGAPMGMADIAEVLWNDYMRHNPANPKWPDRDRFVLSNGHGSMLLYSLLHLTGYDLPIEELKTFRQLHSRTPGHPEYGYAPGVETTTGPLGQGITNAVGMALAERTLAAQFNRSGHKIVDHYTYVFLGDGCLMEGISHEACSLAGSMKLGKLIAFYDDNNISIDGEVRGHGNTPGWFMDDTPKRFEAYGWHVISKVDGHDAESVKKAIEEARSVTDKPSLICCQTIIGWGSPNKQGKEECHGAALGADEVALVRETIGWPYPAFEVPAEIYEAWDAKEIGAKSESDWNDRFENYRSEFPELAAEFERRMTGDLPRDWAEKSEAFIAKVNEKAETIASRKASQNALNGYGPLLPEIMGGSADLAGSNLTIWSGCKNVNAEGYDGNYVYYGVREFGMSAIMNGIALHGGFKPYGGTFLMFSEYARNALRMSALMKAPVIYVYTHDSIGLGEDGPTHQPVEQTATLRMIPNMHVWRPCDSVETAVAWKAAVERKDGPSCLIFSRQNLPHVTRTPAQIDAIRRGGYVVRDSDGAPDAIIIATGSEVELALKAAEELSAKGKKIRVVSMVSTNVFDAQDAAYRESVLPASVKKRVVVEAGVSDGWYKYVGLDGKVVGLDRFGESAPAGLLFKEFGFTVENVVKQVESIL from the coding sequence ATGCCTTCGCGTCGAGAACTTGCAAACGCCATACGCGCCTTGAGCATGGATGCGGTACAGAAAGCGAATTCGGGGCATCCTGGAGCACCCATGGGAATGGCTGATATTGCCGAGGTGCTTTGGAACGATTATATGCGGCACAATCCGGCAAACCCGAAATGGCCTGATCGCGACCGCTTCGTTCTTTCCAACGGCCATGGTTCAATGCTGCTCTACTCGTTGCTGCATTTGACCGGCTACGATCTTCCCATCGAAGAATTGAAGACTTTCCGCCAGCTCCATTCCAGGACACCGGGTCATCCGGAATATGGCTATGCGCCTGGCGTCGAAACCACCACTGGTCCGTTGGGGCAAGGCATTACCAACGCTGTGGGCATGGCCTTGGCGGAACGTACGCTGGCGGCCCAGTTCAACCGTTCCGGACACAAAATTGTCGACCACTATACCTATGTTTTTTTAGGCGATGGCTGTCTGATGGAAGGCATTTCCCACGAAGCCTGTTCGCTCGCCGGTTCGATGAAGCTCGGAAAGCTGATTGCCTTTTATGATGACAACAACATATCGATCGACGGTGAAGTGCGCGGACACGGCAATACGCCGGGCTGGTTCATGGATGATACGCCGAAACGCTTCGAAGCTTACGGCTGGCACGTCATTTCGAAAGTGGACGGCCATGACGCCGAGTCCGTGAAGAAAGCCATCGAGGAGGCGCGCTCCGTTACCGACAAGCCTTCTTTGATCTGCTGCCAGACCATCATCGGTTGGGGTTCTCCAAATAAGCAGGGAAAGGAAGAATGCCACGGTGCCGCACTGGGAGCGGACGAAGTCGCCCTGGTCCGCGAGACCATCGGCTGGCCTTATCCGGCGTTCGAAGTTCCCGCGGAAATTTATGAAGCGTGGGACGCCAAGGAAATCGGCGCGAAGTCCGAGTCTGACTGGAACGACCGTTTCGAGAATTACCGTAGCGAGTTCCCCGAACTTGCGGCGGAATTCGAGCGTCGCATGACAGGTGACCTGCCCCGGGACTGGGCCGAAAAGTCCGAAGCCTTTATCGCCAAAGTCAACGAGAAGGCGGAAACCATCGCCAGCCGCAAGGCATCCCAGAACGCCCTCAACGGTTACGGTCCCCTGCTGCCGGAAATCATGGGCGGCTCCGCTGACCTTGCTGGCTCCAACCTGACCATCTGGTCCGGCTGCAAGAACGTGAATGCGGAAGGCTACGACGGCAATTACGTCTACTACGGCGTGCGCGAGTTCGGCATGTCGGCGATCATGAACGGTATTGCCCTGCATGGCGGTTTCAAGCCTTATGGTGGAACCTTCCTGATGTTCTCCGAATACGCGCGCAACGCGCTGCGTATGTCTGCCCTGATGAAAGCTCCGGTCATCTACGTTTATACCCACGACTCCATTGGTTTGGGCGAAGATGGCCCCACCCACCAGCCGGTTGAGCAAACCGCCACGCTACGCATGATTCCAAATATGCACGTTTGGCGTCCCTGCGATTCTGTGGAGACCGCAGTGGCCTGGAAGGCTGCGGTCGAGCGCAAGGATGGTCCTTCGTGCCTGATCTTCTCGCGGCAGAACCTGCCGCACGTGACCCGCACCCCGGCGCAGATCGACGCCATCCGGCGTGGTGGCTACGTGGTGCGCGACAGCGATGGAGCGCCGGATGCGATCATCATCGCCACGGGTTCCGAAGTGGAATTGGCGCTGAAGGCGGCGGAAGAACTGTCGGCCAAGGGTAAGAAGATTCGCGTGGTTTCGATGGTTTCGACCAACGTTTTCGACGCTCAGGATGCGGCATACCGTGAGTCGGTGCTGCCGGCTTCCGTCAAAAAGCGCGTCGTTGTCGAGGCCGGCGTGAGCGATGGCTGGTACAAGTACGTAGGTCTCGATGGCAAGGTTGTGGGTTTAGACCGTTTCGGCGAATCTGCACCGGCCGGCCTGCTCTTCAAGGAGTTCGGTTTTACCGTCGAAAATGTCGTCAAACAGGTGGAGTCGATTCTCTAA
- a CDS encoding transaldolase has translation MPKTLLEQLREMTVVVADTGDIQAIETFKPRDATTNPSLITAAAQMPQYQGIVDDTLKSARATLGKDAAASQVASLAFDRLAVSFGLKILEIIEGRVSTEVDARLSYDTESTIAKAREIITQYDAAGISKERVLIKIAATWEGIQAAAVLEKEGIHCNLTLLFGLHQAIACAEAGVTLISPFVGRILDWYKKDTGRDSYPPAEDPGVLSVTQIYNYYKKFGYQTEVMGASFRNIGEITELAGCDLLTIAPALLSELQSTEGDLPRKLDPEKAAGASIEKITMDKATYDRMHAENRMASEKLSEGIDGFTKALETLEKLLATRLSYLEG, from the coding sequence ATGCCAAAGACCTTACTTGAACAACTCCGGGAAATGACGGTTGTTGTGGCCGACACGGGCGACATTCAGGCTATAGAAACCTTTAAGCCCCGCGACGCAACTACCAATCCCTCTTTGATCACCGCTGCGGCCCAGATGCCCCAGTACCAGGGCATTGTCGACGACACACTGAAAAGCGCAAGAGCCACTCTGGGCAAGGATGCAGCGGCGTCGCAGGTTGCGTCCCTCGCTTTCGATCGGCTGGCCGTATCTTTTGGCCTGAAGATTCTCGAGATCATCGAAGGCCGGGTTTCCACGGAAGTGGATGCGAGACTTTCCTACGACACCGAGAGCACCATTGCCAAGGCGCGCGAGATCATCACCCAGTACGACGCGGCTGGCATTTCGAAAGAGCGTGTGCTGATCAAAATCGCTGCCACTTGGGAAGGCATACAAGCAGCGGCAGTATTGGAAAAAGAAGGAATCCATTGCAACCTGACACTTTTGTTCGGCTTGCACCAGGCTATTGCTTGCGCCGAAGCGGGAGTTACCCTGATTTCTCCGTTTGTCGGGCGAATCCTGGATTGGTACAAGAAGGACACCGGTCGGGACTCCTATCCGCCGGCCGAGGATCCTGGTGTCCTTTCCGTTACCCAGATCTATAACTACTACAAGAAATTTGGCTACCAGACAGAAGTCATGGGTGCAAGTTTTCGAAACATCGGCGAAATTACCGAGCTTGCCGGTTGCGACCTACTCACCATAGCGCCTGCCCTGCTGTCCGAACTCCAGTCCACTGAAGGCGACCTGCCACGGAAACTGGATCCTGAAAAGGCTGCTGGGGCTTCGATCGAAAAGATAACCATGGATAAAGCGACTTACGATCGGATGCACGCCGAAAATCGTATGGCTTCGGAAAAACTTTCAGAGGGCATTGATGGTTTCACCAAGGCCTTGGAAACGCTGGAAAAACTTCTTGCGACCCGGCTTTCCTATCTTGAGGGCTAG
- a CDS encoding HAD family hydrolase yields the protein MDGTLAYTERRGHRVAFNRAFSEARLDQVREEALSGALSKVADGKARFRHFIATYHFGIRGFEADPSILTQRLHTGKTFHYSALPKNGGISARQDAIRSIQSENSLRSSPGAELQTPVSVNDCNSGQDFTGASQVIDPPRKAGPTFNVSE from the coding sequence ATGGATGGCACGCTGGCTTACACCGAACGCCGCGGCCACCGTGTCGCATTCAACCGAGCGTTCTCTGAAGCTCGCCTTGATCAGGTTAGGGAAGAAGCCCTGTCCGGCGCATTATCAAAGGTCGCGGACGGCAAGGCGCGTTTTCGCCATTTCATTGCCACCTATCATTTCGGGATTCGCGGCTTCGAGGCCGATCCTAGTATTTTGACCCAGCGCTTGCATACCGGGAAAACCTTCCACTATTCGGCTCTACCGAAAAACGGCGGGATTTCGGCTAGGCAGGATGCCATTCGATCGATCCAGTCTGAAAATAGTCTGCGATCGTCTCCCGGAGCAGAGCTCCAGACGCCGGTTAGTGTCAACGACTGTAACTCCGGCCAGGACTTTACCGGGGCTTCACAGGTTATCGATCCACCTAGGAAAGCCGGACCGACCTTTAACGTGTCCGAATGA
- the gndA gene encoding NADP-dependent phosphogluconate dehydrogenase, which translates to MNSDSADIGLIGLAVMGQNLALNIADHGYTIAVYNRSSEKTGEFMERCRQKEPSGERVLGFTDLKEFTRAIRRPRKIVLLVKAGAPTDRTIESLLPHLEPGDIIVDGGNAHWMDTIRRDRELTAQGFRFIGSGVSGGETGARFGPSLMPGGSPSAWAELEPIWRAIAAKVDPLSGVPMEGAAPGKPVEGGVPCTAYIGPNGAGHYVKMVHNGIEYIDMQLICEAYWLMKQLLGLDSGAIGEIFREWNGGELSSYLIEITGDILGQNDPSGSGFLVDHVLDAAGQKGTGMWTAASALELGAPANSIAEAVFARALSALKEERVEASRSLKGPDVQPISNPAEIIDAVRRALYCSKICAYAQGFQLLSEAQKTYEWTLDFGTIAQLWRGGCIIRARFLQKITDAYTRDPGLKNLMLDPYFKDVLHEGQNQWRQTVAIAVQNGMPVPAFGSALAYFDGYRSASLPANLLQAQRDYFGAHTYERTDQPRGKFFHLDWPTPDRPQTEV; encoded by the coding sequence ATGAACAGTGACAGTGCGGACATCGGTCTAATCGGATTAGCGGTCATGGGCCAAAACCTGGCGCTGAACATCGCCGATCACGGTTACACCATCGCGGTCTATAACCGCAGCTCCGAGAAGACCGGGGAATTCATGGAGCGATGCCGGCAGAAAGAGCCATCCGGCGAACGGGTCCTGGGATTTACCGACCTGAAAGAGTTCACCCGGGCGATCCGGCGCCCGCGCAAAATCGTCTTGTTGGTCAAGGCAGGCGCGCCGACCGATCGCACCATCGAAAGCCTGCTGCCGCACCTCGAACCGGGCGACATCATCGTCGACGGCGGCAACGCGCATTGGATGGACACCATCCGCAGAGACAGGGAATTGACCGCCCAGGGATTTCGATTCATCGGCTCCGGCGTCTCGGGCGGCGAAACCGGCGCGCGCTTCGGGCCTTCTCTAATGCCGGGCGGCAGTCCCAGCGCCTGGGCCGAACTCGAACCGATCTGGCGTGCGATCGCGGCCAAGGTCGATCCGTTAAGCGGCGTTCCTATGGAAGGAGCCGCGCCCGGAAAGCCGGTCGAAGGCGGGGTGCCGTGTACGGCCTACATCGGGCCGAACGGTGCAGGGCACTATGTCAAGATGGTGCACAACGGCATCGAGTACATCGATATGCAGTTGATCTGCGAAGCCTACTGGTTGATGAAACAGCTGCTCGGCCTGGATTCCGGCGCGATCGGTGAGATCTTTCGCGAGTGGAATGGGGGCGAACTGTCCAGCTATCTCATCGAGATCACCGGGGATATTCTGGGGCAGAATGATCCTTCGGGTTCCGGCTTCCTGGTCGACCATGTGCTGGATGCGGCAGGGCAGAAAGGCACCGGCATGTGGACTGCCGCCAGCGCACTGGAACTGGGCGCGCCGGCGAATTCGATCGCCGAAGCGGTATTCGCCCGAGCCTTGTCGGCGCTGAAGGAAGAACGGGTAGAAGCCAGTCGGTCGCTGAAAGGCCCGGACGTCCAACCGATATCCAACCCCGCGGAAATTATCGATGCGGTCCGGCGCGCGCTGTATTGCTCCAAGATCTGCGCCTATGCCCAAGGCTTTCAGCTGTTATCGGAAGCGCAAAAAACCTACGAATGGACGCTCGATTTCGGGACCATCGCCCAGCTTTGGCGGGGCGGCTGCATTATCCGAGCGCGCTTCCTGCAAAAGATCACCGATGCCTATACGCGCGATCCGGGGCTGAAGAACTTGATGCTAGACCCTTACTTCAAGGACGTGCTGCACGAAGGGCAAAACCAATGGCGTCAGACGGTCGCCATTGCCGTACAAAACGGCATGCCGGTTCCGGCGTTCGGTTCCGCGCTGGCCTATTTCGACGGCTACCGTAGCGCTTCGCTGCCCGCCAACCTCCTGCAGGCGCAACGCGATTATTTTGGCGCGCATACTTACGAGCGGACCGATCAGCCGCGGGGCAAGTTCTTCCACCTCGACTGGCCTACGCCCGATCGCCCGCAGACGGAGGTCTGA
- a CDS encoding dynamin family protein, which translates to MKESDYSNYVKAFTRLFEAYDASAPYLGVTDDFKYFVNRKRSWLERLKSPEFPVAFLGAFSAGKSTIINAVLGDDILPQATKSFTAIPTLIRKDRTNRAVIHYLSESARDELKNLYLEELSKELRKNSDTYRKQSKGELLGTLAKDIEQYKNQFGSFNKQKFFDELRTLIQGWNRLSGAVKEIALTELPNYVTEDYEDVLFVDQAEIFLTDVNIPENVVLVDLPGLGVVNPRHRKVTKSYVENDAKAFVIAMKVFHLLEGEEIELLAEIHSQRKRVLQRAFWTINQWDVLSSQQKKEELANFAQKIEHYGFHIAKDRVFRVSALNYLLLKLIQDGRLEKSGSIREHVDALQKAIGKIPLQNEAEGFIKSLDEAKNFAAFRSSLFDYLANTAKAEFLDEARSEYIDLAKRLRERLEPLYQNYKNKSDDSMKSTFIAGELSRRQDEALRHLRSSVEEHIKVLRTEVLPDFVFWRDEDRDRLGEQIVHAIDNLDRKALKNELLKGLDLHSVVSRLPHKIEENLHIQHTFRTQLQNLLEEQIVRRYLLRLLDSIASNDALPDEVLAVLNDRLSGRDMVNRLKGMCDVFLFEYGGVIDELGRAIMAREAGEPVHNNQDIMDLVKKNADRALEIAKNRRLVGPDADVKQMLALGMDKLTGIYRVLTEVHSASSTPTAQSDEIDRALECYKVGLLDYTRMQQRQINKFARRGIKNYFEELEEELLAYFESVKDEIAKTIMKQLSTDIDAELNSELQKQKVIKEAYQVVTNAVGQGRRNAES; encoded by the coding sequence ATGAAAGAGTCGGATTACAGCAATTACGTCAAAGCATTCACACGCCTGTTCGAAGCCTATGACGCCTCCGCACCCTATCTCGGTGTAACCGACGATTTTAAATATTTTGTCAATCGCAAGCGTAGCTGGTTGGAAAGGCTTAAATCGCCGGAATTCCCTGTTGCGTTTCTAGGTGCGTTTTCGGCCGGCAAGAGCACGATTATCAACGCAGTGCTGGGCGACGATATCTTGCCCCAGGCCACCAAGTCCTTCACCGCCATCCCGACGCTGATCCGTAAAGATCGCACGAATCGCGCCGTCATTCATTACCTCAGTGAAAGCGCACGAGACGAACTGAAAAATCTGTATCTCGAAGAACTGTCCAAGGAGTTGCGCAAGAACAGCGATACCTACCGAAAACAGAGCAAAGGCGAACTTCTGGGCACATTGGCAAAGGACATCGAACAATACAAGAACCAATTCGGATCGTTCAACAAGCAAAAATTCTTCGACGAGCTGAGAACTTTGATCCAGGGCTGGAACAGACTGAGCGGCGCGGTAAAAGAGATCGCTCTGACGGAGCTACCCAACTACGTCACCGAGGATTACGAGGACGTCCTGTTCGTAGATCAGGCGGAAATTTTTCTCACCGACGTCAATATTCCCGAAAATGTCGTTCTCGTCGACTTGCCGGGGCTAGGCGTTGTCAATCCGCGCCACCGCAAGGTGACCAAGTCGTATGTCGAAAATGACGCCAAGGCATTCGTGATCGCCATGAAGGTGTTCCACCTGCTGGAAGGCGAAGAGATCGAACTATTGGCGGAAATTCATAGCCAGCGGAAACGTGTGCTGCAACGCGCATTTTGGACGATCAATCAATGGGACGTTTTGAGCAGTCAGCAGAAGAAGGAAGAATTGGCGAACTTTGCGCAGAAGATCGAGCATTATGGATTCCATATCGCCAAAGACCGCGTGTTTCGCGTATCGGCGCTCAATTACCTGCTGCTGAAGCTGATTCAGGACGGTCGCCTGGAAAAAAGCGGCAGTATCCGCGAGCATGTGGATGCACTGCAGAAAGCCATAGGCAAGATACCTTTACAGAACGAGGCCGAAGGTTTCATCAAATCGCTGGACGAGGCCAAAAACTTTGCTGCATTCCGGAGCAGTTTATTCGATTATCTGGCTAATACTGCAAAAGCCGAATTTCTCGACGAAGCGCGCAGCGAATACATCGATTTGGCCAAACGGTTGCGGGAACGGTTGGAACCGTTATATCAGAACTACAAAAACAAAAGCGATGACAGTATGAAAAGCACCTTTATCGCCGGCGAGTTGTCGCGCCGCCAGGACGAAGCGTTGCGGCACCTTCGTTCTAGCGTTGAAGAGCACATCAAGGTACTACGTACCGAGGTGCTACCGGATTTTGTGTTCTGGCGCGACGAAGACCGGGACCGGCTAGGCGAACAGATCGTCCACGCCATAGATAATTTGGACCGTAAAGCCCTTAAGAACGAACTGCTCAAAGGCTTGGATCTGCATAGCGTCGTTAGTCGCTTGCCGCACAAGATCGAAGAAAACCTCCATATACAGCACACCTTCCGCACTCAACTGCAAAACCTCTTGGAAGAGCAGATTGTCCGCCGTTACCTGTTGCGCCTGCTCGACAGCATCGCGTCCAACGATGCGCTGCCGGACGAAGTTCTCGCCGTGCTGAACGATCGCTTGAGCGGCCGCGACATGGTTAACAGGCTGAAAGGGATGTGTGATGTGTTCTTGTTCGAGTACGGCGGCGTCATCGACGAACTTGGGCGTGCCATCATGGCCAGGGAAGCCGGCGAGCCCGTCCATAACAACCAAGACATCATGGACTTGGTGAAGAAAAATGCAGACCGCGCTTTGGAAATCGCGAAGAACAGACGCCTGGTGGGACCCGATGCGGACGTAAAACAAATGCTGGCTTTGGGCATGGACAAACTGACCGGCATTTACCGAGTGCTCACGGAGGTTCATTCGGCATCGTCCACGCCGACTGCTCAATCCGATGAAATCGACCGGGCTCTGGAGTGCTACAAGGTCGGATTGCTTGATTACACCCGCATGCAACAGCGCCAAATCAACAAATTTGCACGGCGCGGCATCAAGAACTATTTCGAGGAATTGGAAGAGGAATTACTGGCCTATTTCGAATCCGTGAAGGACGAGATTGCCAAGACGATCATGAAACAGCTCAGCACCGATATCGATGCCGAATTGAACTCCGAATTGCAGAAGCAGAAGGTAATCAAGGAAGCTTATCAGGTGGTCACGAATGCCGTCGGCCAAGGCCGACGGAATGCCGAAAGTTGA
- a CDS encoding retropepsin-like aspartic protease family protein, which yields MRKSKAQRLRECLTGLLLLGTIPVAAESETLRARLESLATEHGFVVEGLEHLGYESARDTAGDLSVRLRQLLEEYNYVIMTEKPGAIGRLVITSAKTPTRARSLNAAIKTTRLGSHHQVDTVLVGPNGVALPVTLIVDTGASTLVLPESMMQELGFTPEMLQPGVSQTANDIVPIKAGILESVGVGPASAADVPVAFFPDDRLRGAKLLGMSFLSRFRMTLDETESELILLAR from the coding sequence ATGAGGAAATCCAAGGCCCAACGCCTGCGCGAATGTCTGACGGGATTACTGCTTCTCGGAACGATACCGGTCGCGGCCGAATCCGAAACGCTCCGCGCTCGGCTGGAATCTCTGGCGACCGAGCACGGATTTGTCGTCGAAGGGCTGGAGCACCTGGGATACGAATCCGCTCGGGACACGGCGGGCGACCTTTCGGTCCGGCTCAGGCAACTGCTCGAGGAGTACAACTACGTCATCATGACGGAAAAGCCCGGAGCGATCGGACGGCTGGTAATTACCAGTGCAAAGACGCCGACCCGGGCGCGCTCACTCAATGCCGCCATCAAAACCACGCGGCTCGGTTCTCATCATCAGGTCGACACGGTGCTGGTGGGGCCGAATGGGGTGGCGCTGCCTGTTACATTGATTGTCGACACCGGCGCCTCGACACTTGTATTGCCGGAATCGATGATGCAGGAACTTGGCTTTACGCCGGAAATGCTGCAACCGGGAGTCAGTCAAACGGCAAACGATATTGTGCCCATTAAAGCCGGTATCCTAGAATCCGTTGGAGTGGGTCCCGCTTCCGCTGCGGACGTTCCGGTCGCCTTTTTCCCGGACGATCGTCTTCGCGGCGCGAAACTTTTGGGGATGAGTTTTTTGAGCCGGTTCCGCATGACTTTGGACGAAACAGAGAGTGAATTGATTCTCCTGGCAAGGTGA
- the fba gene encoding class II fructose-bisphosphate aldolase (catalyzes the reversible aldol condensation of dihydroxyacetonephosphate and glyceraldehyde 3-phosphate in the Calvin cycle, glycolysis, and/or gluconeogenesis): protein MAIISLRQLLDHAAEHDYGLPAFNVNNMEQVKAIMEAASAVDAPVILQGSAGARSYAGEPFLRHLVLAAVEMYPHIPICMHQDHGASPAVCIRAIQSGFSSVMMDGSLLEDMKTPASYEYNVETTRKVADMAHACGVSVEGELGCLGSLETGMAGEEDGHGAAGELDHSQLLTDPDEAADFVKKTNVDALAIAIGTSHGAYKFTRKPTGKVLRIDRVKEIHARIPNVHLVMHGSSSVPEDWTAMINEFGGDIGQTYGVPVEEIVEGIRHGVRKVNIDTDLRIASYGAMRKFMAEDRKNFDPRKVYKEAQKAMTSICAARYEAFGAAGQASQIKVIGLEDMNKRYSKGELDPVVT, encoded by the coding sequence ATGGCTATCATTTCCTTAAGACAATTGTTGGATCACGCCGCCGAGCACGACTACGGCCTGCCGGCGTTTAACGTCAATAATATGGAGCAGGTTAAGGCCATCATGGAAGCGGCTTCCGCAGTCGATGCCCCGGTCATTCTCCAAGGATCGGCCGGCGCACGGAGCTATGCCGGGGAACCGTTCTTGCGTCATCTCGTCCTCGCTGCAGTGGAAATGTACCCGCACATTCCGATCTGCATGCATCAGGATCACGGCGCTTCGCCAGCGGTTTGCATTCGCGCCATTCAGTCCGGCTTCAGCTCGGTAATGATGGATGGTTCGCTGCTGGAAGACATGAAAACACCTGCCAGCTACGAATACAATGTCGAAACCACCCGTAAGGTGGCTGATATGGCGCATGCTTGCGGCGTTTCGGTCGAGGGTGAATTGGGCTGCCTGGGGTCCTTGGAAACCGGTATGGCCGGGGAGGAAGACGGTCATGGTGCAGCAGGCGAGCTGGATCACTCCCAACTGCTAACCGATCCGGACGAGGCTGCGGATTTCGTCAAGAAAACCAATGTGGACGCTTTGGCCATCGCCATCGGTACCAGTCACGGCGCCTACAAATTCACTCGAAAGCCGACCGGGAAGGTGCTACGCATCGACCGTGTCAAAGAAATCCATGCCAGGATTCCCAACGTTCACTTGGTCATGCACGGGTCTTCCTCGGTACCTGAGGATTGGACAGCTATGATCAACGAGTTCGGCGGTGATATCGGCCAGACCTATGGCGTACCGGTCGAGGAGATCGTGGAAGGCATACGCCATGGCGTACGCAAGGTGAATATCGATACCGATCTGCGAATCGCGTCCTATGGTGCGATGCGCAAGTTCATGGCCGAGGACAGGAAGAATTTCGATCCGCGGAAAGTCTACAAGGAAGCGCAAAAAGCCATGACCAGCATTTGTGCGGCACGTTATGAGGCATTCGGTGCTGCGGGCCAAGCTTCGCAGATCAAAGTCATCGGCTTGGAAGACATGAACAAGCGTTACAGCAAGGGAGAACTGGATCCGGTCGTCACTTAG
- a CDS encoding amidohydrolase family protein — MRLASGVIRLPELQSAGVQVGLGLDGGTNDTSDMFNDIRAAVGLQRARTLRPDVYPTVSDVLRMATADGAKLLDMFDRVGSLKSGKQADLIILNPETLNFIPRGDWISQIVFNGQPRNVEWVFVGGQVLKSNGKILGVNPARVIEAAQTAAERVQRALEP; from the coding sequence ATGCGCTTGGCTTCCGGGGTGATCCGTCTTCCGGAGCTGCAGAGTGCCGGTGTTCAGGTGGGTCTTGGCCTGGACGGCGGAACCAACGATACCAGCGACATGTTCAATGATATACGGGCAGCCGTGGGCCTGCAGCGAGCCAGGACGCTCCGGCCCGACGTGTATCCGACGGTCTCCGATGTGCTGCGCATGGCCACCGCGGACGGGGCGAAGCTGCTCGATATGTTCGACCGCGTGGGCTCGCTGAAGTCGGGTAAACAGGCGGACCTGATCATTCTCAATCCGGAGACGCTCAATTTTATTCCGCGCGGGGACTGGATCAGCCAAATCGTGTTCAATGGTCAGCCCCGGAATGTCGAATGGGTGTTCGTGGGCGGGCAAGTACTGAAAAGTAACGGGAAGATCCTTGGCGTGAACCCGGCAAGGGTGATCGAAGCCGCACAGACTGCGGCCGAGCGCGTTCAAAGAGCGCTCGAACCTTAG